One window of Amaranthus tricolor cultivar Red isolate AtriRed21 chromosome 13, ASM2621246v1, whole genome shotgun sequence genomic DNA carries:
- the LOC130798547 gene encoding protein SPIRRIG-like: MESWVGTLLKDIKEKVVLSATSSATTINPLLSLLSKQNELEVVPTTRTETVSSIDYFPFRLLPPELQLLIDYVNQMRLIKTSHNLINILGRLIFLEHLASERASSAPCLEFDMSKIGHACITTSLGETAWPPDGGYSFICWFQSMGLKSLQTEHRGVTKLRLFSVGSTNSENTFSEELYLQEDGQLTLVINNTSLLSCSSLELEEDEWYHLAIVQSRKDSVAAEKFSCVVYTYLNGKLIDASELAYTPKRVEMGLQITIGTPANYARVSDLKWRLRSCYLFIEPLSSELIYFMYILVCGCKVLRQGSNNSEFNVSVLDSSSDSAIQMLETSGQLKRREEDYSGMIRNLGILDKLWLELCGKKLLCAFNAARIEAMQTTQTLALLNLVDPELVVAPPSDQGTTCMPCFGHLYGDVSICRRCIIGNVISPVTGIATILALIENAETSNMLHIALTLLASTLHRHSHAVQHMKACHGYQLLSLFLQRKISLFDDQCLDILFKIAVSEDPLKPSDSQTTSRTEEVMPLITSPEPYTINHDNLSPTEYDENLHCFSKDGETSSHEFRPLANSVTVSSFSGALSDADIVEHVLLDWTLWLSLPVSIQLKILNFLENLISVYMYKDHNLTVLRERNIVHHLLAGLHRDDFEVLVLEKLITLLAIILEHKFLGSELESVTKFVLRTFNPPEVMKPHQVTRETKSKRVTVRNILLETLIDLQVTICSEELLEQWHTLVSSKLVTYFLDESVTPTSMIWIITFLGLCLTSSATFALKFENAEGYQALARVLPSFRDFLDIYYTLFCLIFGKPIYPKLPEVGVLDFEALMLNSEDFGNLRFAGLLDSVVSMVKSVFDQLRVQPKIAGQSVNPSETSAVDLLEGDTDIIEELAEECSKNKMHDTSLLGWEASAVDATSVLKLMANSAKMSPSFSKMCARTEFLEICVDLYFSIVRAYMAFKLTKELNVPTSTNYSILDIEGNELPSTTSDSQTTSSEDSGFQTTSHLLLEIDNSRHSGETTSVGATTILDLIAEVLSVIMIEHTNAVEIMEDVLGSVPLYLDSESALTFQALCLGRVMSYLERRLLYGDEKNEQILDKNKLWSNLGSFCNLIIDRVYLGVFPQPSAVNRVLEFCLSMLHSAKKDCKIEESSLPWTGLLSVLRGSKPFDIILKCTNRMILYCFLPSLPTIRENPLILQDERRVNMNIVLELIHAHKDIIFHSGNVNTDLYCSLCINLISLLSDEQTQARNSAMSILKYLLVHCRASLQEMLISKAENGKTTDVLNGGFDKLLTENTSTFLAWFRNYEHDIKHVLQKYASIRWSQFIAESEKFRRDRLVLLEDHWTAKMGEKVELALKVDRMYWVQYIERRSALAAIQSSVCTEFDVFYQKKNEFVVHAESEWRSRFEQLGHEHKSDLISSLVWEDYWPL, translated from the exons GTTGTTGCCTCCAGAACTTCAGTTACTTATTGATTATGTTAATCAAATGAGACTCATAAAAACAAGCCATAATCTTATTAACATATTGGGAAGATTGATATTCTTGGAGCATTTGGCCTCCGAAAGGGCTTCTTCCGCACCTTGTTTAGAATTTGACATGAGCAAAATAGGGCATGCTTGTATAACAACGTCACTTGGGGAGACGGCATGGCCACCTGATGGCGGTTACTCTTTTATTTGCTGGTTTCAGTCTATGGGATTAAAGTCACTGCAAACAGAACATCGAGGGGTGACGAAACTGAGGTTGTTTTCTGTTGGTTCAACGAATAGTGAGAATACATTTAGCGAAGAACTGTATCTGCAAGAGGATGGCCAGCTGACTCTTGTAATAAACAATACTTCTCTACTGTCCTGCTCTAGTCTGgaacttgaagaagatgaaTGGTACCATCTTGCCATAGTCCAGAGTAGGAAAGATTCTGTTGCTGCCGAGAAATTTTCTTGTGTTGTATACACATATCTTAATGGGAAGCTGATTGATGCTAGTGAACTTGCATACACTCCGAAGCGTGTTGAGATGGGATTGCAGATAACCATTGGGACACCTGCTAATTATGCAAGGGTGAGCGACTTAAAATGGAGACTCCGAAGTTGCTATCTTTTCATTGAACCGCTCTCTTCTGAATTAATCTACTTCATGTACATACTTGTTTGTGGATGCAAAGTTTTACGTCAAGGCTCAAATAATTCTGAATTTAATGTCAGCGTATTGGACTCAAGTTCTGATTCTGCAATCCAAATGTTAGAAACTTCTGGACAACTTAAGAGACGAGAGGAAGATTACTCGGGGATGATTAGGAATTTGGGGATTCTAGATAAACTGTGGTTAGAACTTTGCGGAAAAAAACTTCTTTGTGCATTCAATGCTGCACGAATAGAAGCTATGCAAACAACGCAGACTTTGGCCTTGCTCAATCTTGTTGATCCGGAGTTGGTTGTTGCTCCTCCAAGCGATCAAGGAACAACTT GCATGCCATGCTTTGGGCATCTGTATGGTGATGTATCCATTTGTAGAAGATGTATAATTGGAAATGTCATCAGCCCGGTTACTGGGATAGCTACTATCTTAGCTCTTATTGAAAATGCTGAAACAAGTAACATGCTTCATATAGCCTTGACGTTACTTGCATCCACTCTTCATCGACATTCTCATGCTGTTCAACATATGAAAGCTTGCCATGGTTATCAGTTGCTGTCACTATTCCTTCAAAGGAAAATATCCTTATTTGACGATCAATGTCTTGATATTCTCTTCAAGATTGCTGTTTCCGAGGATCCATTGAAACCAAGTGATAGCCAAACTACTTCTCGAACTGAAGAAGTGATGCCTTTGATCACTTCTCCGGAACCATATACAATCAATCATGACAATCTTTCTCCTACAGAATATGATGAAAATCTACATTGTTTCTCCAAAGACGGAGAAACTTCTAGTCATGAGTTTCGACCATTAGCTAATTCTGTAACAGTTTCATCTTTCTCGGGTGCACTATCTGATGCTGATATAGTGGAGCATGTTTTACTGGACTGGACACTCTGGTTGAGTCTGCCTGTTTCCATCCAGCTTAAAATACTGAACTTCTTAGAGAATTTGATCTCTGTGTACATGTACAAGGATCATAACCTCACCGTTCTGCGTGAAAGAAACATCGTCCATCATTTGCTTGCTGGTCTACATAGGGATGATTTTGAAGTACTTGTCTTAGAGAAATTAATCACCCTACTCGCAATCATCTTAGAGCACAAGTTCCTGGGCTCCGAGTTGGAAAGTGTTACGAAATTCGTGCTTAGAACTTTTAATCCCCCTGAAGTAATGAAACCGCATCAAGTCACGAGGGAGACAAAGAGTAAGCGTGTCACGGTGAGAAATATTCTCCTTGAGACGCTCATCGATTTGCAAGTGACTATATGTTCAGAGGAGTTGCTTGAGCAATGGCATACATTAGTCTCATCGAAACTCGTCACATATTTTCTTGATGAGTCTGTTACTCCTACGAGTATGATATGGATCATTACCTTTCTCGGTTTATGTCTCACATCATCCGCTACATTTGCTCTTAAATTCGAGAATGCTGAGGGCTATCAAGCTCTGGCTCGTGTACTTCCAAGTTTCCGTGATTTTCTTGACATATATTACACTCTTTTCTGTTTGATATTTGGCAAGCCTATATATCCAAAGTTACCCGAAGTTGGAGTTTTGGACTTTGAAGCATTGATGCTCAACAGTGAAGACTTCGGTAACTTGAGATTTGCTGGCCTTTTGGATTCTGTAGTTTCAATGGTGAAATCTGTATTTGATCAACTAAGAGTTCAACCAAAGATTGCTGGGCAATCTGTAAATCCCTCTGAAACTTCTGCTGTAGATCTTCTAGAGGGAGACACAGATATTATTGAAGAATTAGCCGAAGAATGTTCAAAGAACAAGATGCATGACACATCCCTTCTTGGCTGGGAAGCCTCTGCTGTTGACGCCACTTCAGTTTTGAAACTTATGGCTAATTCGGCTAAAATGTCACCCTCTTTCTCTAAAATGTGCGCGAGAACAGAATTTCTTGAAATTTGTGTTGATCTTTACTTCTCTATAGTGAG GGCATACATGGCTTTCAAGCTAACCAAAGAACTTAATGTTCCAACTTCCACCAATTATTCTATACTCGATATTGAAGGTAATGAACTCCCTTCTACAACGTCTGATTCTCAAACGACTTCTAGTGAAGATTCGGGTTTTCAAACAACCTCTCATCTACTGCTTGAAATCGACAATTCTCGGCATAGTGGTGAAACAACTTCAGTCGGAGCAACAACTATCTTGGATCTTATAGCAGAAGTCCTGTCTGTTATTATGATTGAGCACACTAATGCAGTTGAAATAATGGAAGACGTTTTGGGTAGTGTTCCTTTGTATTTGGATTCTGAATCCGCTCTAACGTTCCAGGCACTCTGCCTCGGTAGAGTTATGAGTTACTTGGAAAGGCGGTTATTATATGGTGatgagaaaaatgaacaaattttGGATAAGAATAAATTGTGGTCGAATTTGGGATCATTTTGCAATCTGATCATTGATCGTGTTTATTTGGGTGTTTTTCCTCAGCCTTCTGCTGTGAATAGAGTGCTAGAATTCTGTTTATCGATGCTGCATTCAGCAAAGAAAGACTGTAAAATAGAGGAATCGTCTCTTCCTTGGACGGGCCTACTATCTGTTTTGAGAGGAAGCAAGCCATTTGATATTATCCTCAAATGCACCAATCGGATGATACTGTATTGCTTTCTTCCGTCCCTACCAACCATTCGAGAAAATCCTCTCATTTTACAAGACGAAAGAAGGGTGAATATGAACATCGTCTTGGAACTAATACACGCTCATAAAGACATCATTTTCCATTCGGGCAATGTAAATACCGATCTTTACTGCTCTTTGTGCATTAATCTTATCAGTCTCTTATCTGACGAGCAAACACAAGCAAGAAACTCTGCGATGAGTATCCTAAAGTACTTGTTGGTGCATTGCCGAGCCTCCCTTCAAGAAATGCTCATCTCTAAAGCAGAAAACGGAAAAACCACGGATGTACTAAATGGGGGATTCGACAAACTCTTAACAGAAAACACGTCTACTTTCTTGGCGTGGTTTCGGAACTACGAGCATGATATCAAGCATGTGTTACAGAAATACGCAAGCATCCGATGGTCACAATTCATTGCAGAATCGGAAAAGTTTAGAAGAGATAGATTGGTGTTGTTAGAAGATCATTGGACGGCTAAGATGGGTGAAAAAGTAGAGCTTGCTTTGAAAGTTGATCGTATGTATTGGGTTCAGTACATTGAACGGAGATCTGCTCTTGCAGCGATACAAAGTTCGGTGTGCACTGAGTTCGACGTTTTTTATCAGAAGAAAAATGAGTTCGTTGTTCATGCCGAGAGTGAATGGAGAAGTCGGTTCGAACAACTTGGGCATGAACATAAGAGTGATCTCATTAGTTCTTTGGTTTGGGAGGATTACTGGCCTTTGTAA